One window from the genome of Malus domestica chromosome 01, GDT2T_hap1 encodes:
- the LOC103441256 gene encoding serine/arginine-rich splicing factor RS40-like isoform X1, with protein sequence MRPIFCGNFEYDARQNELERLFGRYGKVDRVDMKSGFAFIYMEDERDAEYAIRGLDRKEFGQKGRRLRVEWTKVANQERGTRRPGASRRSSTNTRPSKTLFVINFDPYHTRTKDLERHFDSYGKIVSVRIRRNFAFVQYESQEDATRALEATNMSKLMDRVISVEYAVRDDDERKDGFSPDRRSRDRSPDRGRDRRRSPSPYKRERGSPDYGRGPSPGAYRRERGSPDYGRGASPYRRERVSPDYGCGRSPSPYRRDRSDHGRVSSHSPRKERVSADLVRDRSRSRSPYGREKIGVGNGHGPSRSPYKRERGSPENGPRRSPYKRERDSPEIGRLPSSSPYKRERASPENGRGPSGSPYEKGRASLENGRVASPNSPPEARDSPNYGGPESPMNERYSSRSPQAEEE encoded by the exons GGTTTGCTTTCATCTATATGGAGGATGAGAGAGATGCTGAATATGCCATTCGGGGACTTGACCGAAAAGAATTTGGTCAAAAAGGACGCAGGCTACGTGTCGAATGGACAAAGGTAGCAAAT CAAGAACGTGGTACTAGAAGACCTGGTGCATCAAGAAGATCTTCGACTAATACAAGACCTTCAAAGACCTTGTTCGTCATAAATTTTGATCCATATCACACAAGGACCAAGGATTTGGAGAGGCACTTTGATTCATATGGGAAAATCGTCAGTGTAAGGATCAGAAGAAATTTTGCATTTGTTCAATATGAGTCGCAAGAGGATGCTACCAGGGCATTGGAAGCTACAAACATGAG CAAGTTGATGGATCGAGTTATATCAGTGGAATATGCAGTTCGTGATGATGATGAAAGAAAAGATGGATTTAGCCCTGACCGGAGAAGTCGTGATAGGTCTCCAGACAGAGGTCGTGATAGAAGAAGGTCCCCAAGTCCCTACAAAAGAGAGAGAGGTAGCCCTGATTATGGTCGTGGCCCTAGCCCTGGCGCCTACCGGAGAGAGAGGGGCAGTCCTGATTATGGACGTGGAGCAAGTCCTTATAGAAGGGAGAGAGTAAGTCCTGACTATGGCTGTGGGCGCAGCCCGAGTCCATATAGGAGGGACAGGTCTGATCATGGCCGCGTCTCTAGTCATAGTCCTAGAAAAGAAAGGGTGAGTGCTGACCTTGTTCGTGATCGTAGCCGTAGCCGTAGTCCTTATGGAAGAGAGAAGATTGGGGTAGGCAATGGCCATGGTCCCAGTCGGAGCCCATATAAGAGAGAGAGGGGTAGTCCTGAAAATGGTCCCAGACGTAGTCCATATAAGAGAGAAAGGGATAGTCCTGAAATTGGCCGTCTCCCAAGCAGTAGTCCATATAAGAGAGAGAGGGCCAGTCCTGAAAATGGTCGTGGCCCCAGCGGAAGTCCTTATGAAAAGGGGAGGGCCAGTCTGGAAAATGGTCGCGTTGCAAGCCCAAATTCTCCGCCTGAAGCTAGGGACAGCCCCAACTATGGAGGGCCTGAAAGCCCCATGAATGAGAGATATAGCAG CCGTTCTCCACAAGCTGAGGAGGAATGA
- the LOC103441256 gene encoding serine/arginine-rich splicing factor RS40-like isoform X2, with the protein MRPIFCGNFEYDARQNELERLFGRYGKVDRVDMKSGFAFIYMEDERDAEYAIRGLDRKEFGQKGRRLRVEWTKQERGTRRPGASRRSSTNTRPSKTLFVINFDPYHTRTKDLERHFDSYGKIVSVRIRRNFAFVQYESQEDATRALEATNMSKLMDRVISVEYAVRDDDERKDGFSPDRRSRDRSPDRGRDRRRSPSPYKRERGSPDYGRGPSPGAYRRERGSPDYGRGASPYRRERVSPDYGCGRSPSPYRRDRSDHGRVSSHSPRKERVSADLVRDRSRSRSPYGREKIGVGNGHGPSRSPYKRERGSPENGPRRSPYKRERDSPEIGRLPSSSPYKRERASPENGRGPSGSPYEKGRASLENGRVASPNSPPEARDSPNYGGPESPMNERYSSRSPQAEEE; encoded by the exons GGTTTGCTTTCATCTATATGGAGGATGAGAGAGATGCTGAATATGCCATTCGGGGACTTGACCGAAAAGAATTTGGTCAAAAAGGACGCAGGCTACGTGTCGAATGGACAAAG CAAGAACGTGGTACTAGAAGACCTGGTGCATCAAGAAGATCTTCGACTAATACAAGACCTTCAAAGACCTTGTTCGTCATAAATTTTGATCCATATCACACAAGGACCAAGGATTTGGAGAGGCACTTTGATTCATATGGGAAAATCGTCAGTGTAAGGATCAGAAGAAATTTTGCATTTGTTCAATATGAGTCGCAAGAGGATGCTACCAGGGCATTGGAAGCTACAAACATGAG CAAGTTGATGGATCGAGTTATATCAGTGGAATATGCAGTTCGTGATGATGATGAAAGAAAAGATGGATTTAGCCCTGACCGGAGAAGTCGTGATAGGTCTCCAGACAGAGGTCGTGATAGAAGAAGGTCCCCAAGTCCCTACAAAAGAGAGAGAGGTAGCCCTGATTATGGTCGTGGCCCTAGCCCTGGCGCCTACCGGAGAGAGAGGGGCAGTCCTGATTATGGACGTGGAGCAAGTCCTTATAGAAGGGAGAGAGTAAGTCCTGACTATGGCTGTGGGCGCAGCCCGAGTCCATATAGGAGGGACAGGTCTGATCATGGCCGCGTCTCTAGTCATAGTCCTAGAAAAGAAAGGGTGAGTGCTGACCTTGTTCGTGATCGTAGCCGTAGCCGTAGTCCTTATGGAAGAGAGAAGATTGGGGTAGGCAATGGCCATGGTCCCAGTCGGAGCCCATATAAGAGAGAGAGGGGTAGTCCTGAAAATGGTCCCAGACGTAGTCCATATAAGAGAGAAAGGGATAGTCCTGAAATTGGCCGTCTCCCAAGCAGTAGTCCATATAAGAGAGAGAGGGCCAGTCCTGAAAATGGTCGTGGCCCCAGCGGAAGTCCTTATGAAAAGGGGAGGGCCAGTCTGGAAAATGGTCGCGTTGCAAGCCCAAATTCTCCGCCTGAAGCTAGGGACAGCCCCAACTATGGAGGGCCTGAAAGCCCCATGAATGAGAGATATAGCAG CCGTTCTCCACAAGCTGAGGAGGAATGA
- the LOC103441256 gene encoding serine/arginine-rich splicing factor RS40-like isoform X4, with protein sequence MEDERDAEYAIRGLDRKEFGQKGRRLRVEWTKQERGTRRPGASRRSSTNTRPSKTLFVINFDPYHTRTKDLERHFDSYGKIVSVRIRRNFAFVQYESQEDATRALEATNMSKLMDRVISVEYAVRDDDERKDGFSPDRRSRDRSPDRGRDRRRSPSPYKRERGSPDYGRGPSPGAYRRERGSPDYGRGASPYRRERVSPDYGCGRSPSPYRRDRSDHGRVSSHSPRKERVSADLVRDRSRSRSPYGREKIGVGNGHGPSRSPYKRERGSPENGPRRSPYKRERDSPEIGRLPSSSPYKRERASPENGRGPSGSPYEKGRASLENGRVASPNSPPEARDSPNYGGPESPMNERYSSRSPQAEEE encoded by the exons ATGGAGGATGAGAGAGATGCTGAATATGCCATTCGGGGACTTGACCGAAAAGAATTTGGTCAAAAAGGACGCAGGCTACGTGTCGAATGGACAAAG CAAGAACGTGGTACTAGAAGACCTGGTGCATCAAGAAGATCTTCGACTAATACAAGACCTTCAAAGACCTTGTTCGTCATAAATTTTGATCCATATCACACAAGGACCAAGGATTTGGAGAGGCACTTTGATTCATATGGGAAAATCGTCAGTGTAAGGATCAGAAGAAATTTTGCATTTGTTCAATATGAGTCGCAAGAGGATGCTACCAGGGCATTGGAAGCTACAAACATGAG CAAGTTGATGGATCGAGTTATATCAGTGGAATATGCAGTTCGTGATGATGATGAAAGAAAAGATGGATTTAGCCCTGACCGGAGAAGTCGTGATAGGTCTCCAGACAGAGGTCGTGATAGAAGAAGGTCCCCAAGTCCCTACAAAAGAGAGAGAGGTAGCCCTGATTATGGTCGTGGCCCTAGCCCTGGCGCCTACCGGAGAGAGAGGGGCAGTCCTGATTATGGACGTGGAGCAAGTCCTTATAGAAGGGAGAGAGTAAGTCCTGACTATGGCTGTGGGCGCAGCCCGAGTCCATATAGGAGGGACAGGTCTGATCATGGCCGCGTCTCTAGTCATAGTCCTAGAAAAGAAAGGGTGAGTGCTGACCTTGTTCGTGATCGTAGCCGTAGCCGTAGTCCTTATGGAAGAGAGAAGATTGGGGTAGGCAATGGCCATGGTCCCAGTCGGAGCCCATATAAGAGAGAGAGGGGTAGTCCTGAAAATGGTCCCAGACGTAGTCCATATAAGAGAGAAAGGGATAGTCCTGAAATTGGCCGTCTCCCAAGCAGTAGTCCATATAAGAGAGAGAGGGCCAGTCCTGAAAATGGTCGTGGCCCCAGCGGAAGTCCTTATGAAAAGGGGAGGGCCAGTCTGGAAAATGGTCGCGTTGCAAGCCCAAATTCTCCGCCTGAAGCTAGGGACAGCCCCAACTATGGAGGGCCTGAAAGCCCCATGAATGAGAGATATAGCAG CCGTTCTCCACAAGCTGAGGAGGAATGA
- the LOC103441256 gene encoding serine/arginine-rich splicing factor RS40-like isoform X3, whose amino-acid sequence MEDERDAEYAIRGLDRKEFGQKGRRLRVEWTKVANQERGTRRPGASRRSSTNTRPSKTLFVINFDPYHTRTKDLERHFDSYGKIVSVRIRRNFAFVQYESQEDATRALEATNMSKLMDRVISVEYAVRDDDERKDGFSPDRRSRDRSPDRGRDRRRSPSPYKRERGSPDYGRGPSPGAYRRERGSPDYGRGASPYRRERVSPDYGCGRSPSPYRRDRSDHGRVSSHSPRKERVSADLVRDRSRSRSPYGREKIGVGNGHGPSRSPYKRERGSPENGPRRSPYKRERDSPEIGRLPSSSPYKRERASPENGRGPSGSPYEKGRASLENGRVASPNSPPEARDSPNYGGPESPMNERYSSRSPQAEEE is encoded by the exons ATGGAGGATGAGAGAGATGCTGAATATGCCATTCGGGGACTTGACCGAAAAGAATTTGGTCAAAAAGGACGCAGGCTACGTGTCGAATGGACAAAGGTAGCAAAT CAAGAACGTGGTACTAGAAGACCTGGTGCATCAAGAAGATCTTCGACTAATACAAGACCTTCAAAGACCTTGTTCGTCATAAATTTTGATCCATATCACACAAGGACCAAGGATTTGGAGAGGCACTTTGATTCATATGGGAAAATCGTCAGTGTAAGGATCAGAAGAAATTTTGCATTTGTTCAATATGAGTCGCAAGAGGATGCTACCAGGGCATTGGAAGCTACAAACATGAG CAAGTTGATGGATCGAGTTATATCAGTGGAATATGCAGTTCGTGATGATGATGAAAGAAAAGATGGATTTAGCCCTGACCGGAGAAGTCGTGATAGGTCTCCAGACAGAGGTCGTGATAGAAGAAGGTCCCCAAGTCCCTACAAAAGAGAGAGAGGTAGCCCTGATTATGGTCGTGGCCCTAGCCCTGGCGCCTACCGGAGAGAGAGGGGCAGTCCTGATTATGGACGTGGAGCAAGTCCTTATAGAAGGGAGAGAGTAAGTCCTGACTATGGCTGTGGGCGCAGCCCGAGTCCATATAGGAGGGACAGGTCTGATCATGGCCGCGTCTCTAGTCATAGTCCTAGAAAAGAAAGGGTGAGTGCTGACCTTGTTCGTGATCGTAGCCGTAGCCGTAGTCCTTATGGAAGAGAGAAGATTGGGGTAGGCAATGGCCATGGTCCCAGTCGGAGCCCATATAAGAGAGAGAGGGGTAGTCCTGAAAATGGTCCCAGACGTAGTCCATATAAGAGAGAAAGGGATAGTCCTGAAATTGGCCGTCTCCCAAGCAGTAGTCCATATAAGAGAGAGAGGGCCAGTCCTGAAAATGGTCGTGGCCCCAGCGGAAGTCCTTATGAAAAGGGGAGGGCCAGTCTGGAAAATGGTCGCGTTGCAAGCCCAAATTCTCCGCCTGAAGCTAGGGACAGCCCCAACTATGGAGGGCCTGAAAGCCCCATGAATGAGAGATATAGCAG CCGTTCTCCACAAGCTGAGGAGGAATGA
- the LOC103417839 gene encoding protein DETOXIFICATION 49-like has protein sequence MCKVTSPLCCNGNSDHHYLVSINDSKEPKTLTSPLISKTITPQPEQVHKSQFKPHNKSHFSLALKEANSIAAIAFPMILTGLLLYLRSMISMLFLGRLGELALAGGSLAVGFANITGYSILSGLAMGMEPICGQAFGAKKHTLLGLSLQRMVLLLLFTSLPISLLWLNMKKILLICGQDEAIAAEAQLYLLCSLPDLLAQSFLHPLRIYLRSQSITLPLTLCATLAIILHIPINYLLVSHLDLGIKGVALSGVWSNFNLVASVIVYIIVSGVHKKTWGGISMDCFGEWRTLLNLAVPSCISVCLEWWWYEIMILLCGLLINPRATVASMGVLIQTTALIYIFPSSLSFSVSTRVGNEIGANNPKKAKLAAIVGLCFSFMLGLSALVFATTVRNIWASMFTQDKDIIALTSMVLPIIGLCELGNCPQTTGCGVLRGTARPKVGANINLGCFYLVGMPVAVGLGFFLGFDFQGLWLGLLAAEGSCALTMLVVLGRTDWEFEARKARELTGAAAAEAAVGDSEDVEEDKPSKAEIKEDCLCLLGELDYDNNNNKNDNYSSHV, from the coding sequence ATGTGCAAAGTGACATCTCCTCTCTGCTGCAATGGCAATTCAGACCACCATTACCTTGTCTCCATCAACGACTCAAAGGAACCCAAAACCCTAACGTCTCCATTgatatccaaaaccataacaCCGCAACCAGAACAAGTACATAAATCACAGTTCAAACCCCACAATAAATCCCATTTTTCTTTGGCTTTAAAAGAAGCGAATTCCATAGCTGCCATAGCTTTCCCAATGATACTCACCGGCTTATTGCTTTATTTAAGGTCAATGATCTCCATGCTCTTCCTCGGCCGCCTTGGCGAGCTCGCCTTAGCGGGCGGTTCCCTCGCCGTGGGCTTCGCCAACATCACCGGTTACTCCATCCTCTCCGGCCTCGCCATGGGAATGGAACCTATCTGCGGCCAAGCTTTTGGCGCCAAAAAACACACTCTACTAGGCCTCTCTTTGCAGAGGATGGTCCTCCTCCTACTATTTACATCCTTACCCATTTCTCTTCTCTGGCTGAACATGAAGAAAATCCTCCTCATCTGCGGCCAGGACGAAGCCATCGCCGCCGAAGCTCAGTTGTACCTCCTCTGTTCTCTCCCTGATCTTCTCGCTCAATCTTTTCTCCACCCTCTGAGAATTTACCTCAGAAGTCAATCCATCACTCTGCCTCTCACATTGTGTGCAACCCTCGCGATCATCCTTCACATTCCCATCAACTATTTACTCGTTTCCCACCTCGATTTGGGAATCAAAGGTGTTGCTCTTAGTGGGGTTTGGTCTAACTTCAACCTCGTAGCTTCCGTGATCGTATACATCATCGTCTCTGGGGTTCACAAGAAAACCTGGGGAGGGATTTCAATGGATTGTTTCGGAGAATGGAGGACTCTTCTAAATTTAGCGGTCCCCAGCTGCATTTCTGTGTGTTTAGAATGGTGGTGGTATGAGATCATGATCTTGCTCTGTGGGTTGTTAATAAATCCGAGAGCCACCGTTGCTTCAATGGGCGTTTTAATTCAAACTACCGCTTTAATCTACATATTTCCTTCTTCCTTAAGCTTCAGTGTGTCCACGAGAGTCGGCAATGAAATCGGGGCTAACAACCCGAAAAAAGCGAAACTTGCAGCCATTGTAGGGCTCTGCTTCAGCTTTATGCTAGGCCTTTCAGCTTTGGTGTTTGCAACAACGGTGAGGAACATTTGGGCAAGCATGTTTACACAAGACAAAGACATTATAGCGCTAACATCGATGGTGTTGCCTATAATCGGGCTCTGCGAGCTCGGAAACTGCCCTCAGACGACGGGGTGCGGAGTTCTGAGAGGCACTGCAAGGCCGAAAGTCGGAGCAAACATAAACTTGGGGTGCTTTTATCTTGTCGGAATGCCGGTGGCCGTGGGTTTGGGATTCTTTCTGGGGTTTGATTTTCAGGGGCTGTGGCTCGGCCTCTTGGCGGCGGAGGGCAGCTGCGCTCTGACCATGTTGGTGGTTTTGGGTCGTACAGATTGGGAGTTTGAAGCTCGGAAAGCCAGAGAGCTGACCGGGGCTGCTGCTGCTGAGGCGGCAGTTGGTGACAGCGAAGATGTTGAGGAGGACAAGCCAAGCAAAGCTGAAATCAAGGAAgattgtttatgtttattagGTGAGTTAGATTacgataataataataataaaaacgatAATTATAGCTCACATGTTTAG
- the LOC103440224 gene encoding BAG family molecular chaperone regulator 1, with amino-acid sequence MMRMKTKTTGVSLAELNGSSGGGGAESGQGEWELRPGGMLVQKRNPDSDRNSAPPPTIRVRVKYGSIYHEMSISAQSSFGDLKKMLVGPTGLHHEDQKLIFKDKERDSKAFLDMSGVKDRSKMVLVEDPISQEKRYLEMRRNAKMEKASKSISEISLEVDRLAGQVSALESIITKGKKVAEQDVLVLIEQLMNQLLKLDGIMGDGDVKLQRKMQVKRVQKYVETLDVLKAKNSSPSSNGSQIPKQVQQRHSDGHSNGNGHRLAPIQEHQPRNSVDYPPTHNQQVQQQEQPSRHSASGPVVVTTQWETFDSAPALIPTSSTSKAANQSPYPKFNWESFE; translated from the exons ATGATGAGGATGAAGACGAAGACTACAGGGGTGTCACTGGCCGAGTTGAATGGAAGTTCGGGCGGCGGAGGAGCTGAGTCGGGGCAGGGAGAGTGGGAGCTCAGACCGGGAGGAATGCTGGTTCAGAAGCGAAATCCGGACTCTGATCGGAACTCGGCGCCTCCACCGACAATTAGAGTTCGGGTCAAATATGGGTCCATTTACCATGAAATGAGCATCAGTGCTCAGTCTTCTTTTG GGGATTTGAAGAAAATGTTGGTTGGACCGACAGGTTTGCACCATGAAGATCAGAAATTGATATTCAAAGACAAGGAGAGGGACTCGAAGGCGTTTCTTGACATGTCCGGGGTGAAGGACCGGTCGAAAATGGTGTTAGTTGAGGACCCTATTAGCCAAGAAAAGCGATATCTTGAGATGCGACGCAATGCAAAGATGGAGAAGGCTTCGAAATCGATTTCTGAAATCAGCTTGGAAGTAGACAGGCTTGCCGGCCAG GTGTCGGCTCTTGAGTCAATAATCACGAAAGGTAAAAAAGTTGCAGAGCAAGATGTGCTTGTTTTAATTGAGCAGTTGATGAACCAGTTGCTTAAATTAGATGGAATCATGGGCGACGGAGATGTGAAACTGCAGAGGAAGATGCAG GTGAAACGCGTGCAGAAGTATGTCGAAACTCTAGATGTATTGAAAGCTAAGAACTCCTCGCCTAGCAGCAATGGAAGTCAGATTCCAAAGCAGGTTCAGCAGAGGCATTCAGATGGTCATTCCAATGGGAATGGACATAGACTGGCACCAATTCAAGAGCATCAACCGAGGAATTCGGTTGACTATCCACCTACACATAATCAGCAAGTGCAACAGCAAGAACAACCATCAAGGCATTCGGCATCAGGGCCGGTAGTTGTGACCACACAGTGGGAGACATTCGATTCTGCCCCGGCATTGATCCCAACCTCTTCAACATCCAAGGCCGCCAATCAATCTCCGTACCCTAAGTTTAACTGGGAATCGTTCGAGTAA